One Roseofilum capinflatum BLCC-M114 DNA segment encodes these proteins:
- the cysK gene encoding cysteine synthase A translates to MKIYQNITELIGATPLVHLRHLPKAFNCQAEIVLKLEGMNPAKSVKDRIALSMITEAEQAGLITPGVSTIIEATSGNTGIGLAMVCAAKNYRLILTMPENMSRERQQMVTAYGAEVVLTPSHLDMAGAIQRANELLASTPNSFSPQQFSNPANPKIHYQTTGPELWSDTEGKLDVLVVGVGTGGTLTGAGRYLKKKKPGLKIVAIEPKTSAVLSGEKPSIHNLQGIGAGFVPDVLRVDLIDEVITISEEQAYDIGRRLAKEEGLLSGISTGAVVSAALQIAQRPEHQGQMITVIQPSGGERYLSTALFGMDDY, encoded by the coding sequence ATGAAAATTTACCAAAACATTACCGAACTCATTGGCGCAACGCCCCTAGTCCACTTGCGCCACCTGCCCAAAGCCTTTAATTGTCAAGCCGAAATTGTCCTGAAATTAGAGGGCATGAATCCGGCAAAATCAGTTAAAGACCGTATTGCCCTCAGCATGATTACAGAGGCTGAACAAGCGGGACTCATTACCCCTGGCGTATCTACGATTATTGAAGCCACATCCGGCAATACGGGAATAGGCTTGGCCATGGTGTGCGCGGCGAAAAACTATCGCTTAATTCTGACGATGCCAGAGAATATGAGCCGCGAGCGTCAACAGATGGTCACTGCTTATGGGGCAGAGGTGGTGTTGACTCCGAGTCATTTGGATATGGCGGGAGCCATTCAACGGGCGAATGAGTTGCTCGCAAGTACGCCTAATTCCTTTTCTCCCCAACAGTTTAGTAATCCTGCCAACCCGAAAATCCATTACCAAACCACGGGGCCGGAACTTTGGTCAGATACGGAGGGTAAGCTAGATGTGTTGGTAGTGGGGGTGGGAACGGGGGGAACCCTCACGGGAGCGGGTCGCTATTTGAAAAAAAAGAAGCCAGGCCTTAAAATTGTGGCGATCGAACCGAAAACCAGTGCCGTTTTAAGTGGAGAAAAACCCAGTATCCATAATCTCCAAGGGATTGGGGCGGGCTTTGTCCCCGATGTCCTGCGGGTTGATCTGATTGATGAGGTGATAACCATCTCCGAGGAGCAAGCTTATGATATCGGTCGCCGTTTAGCCAAGGAAGAGGGCCTTCTCAGTGGTATTTCTACGGGGGCAGTGGTTTCTGCGGCGCTACAAATTGCCCAACGTCCAGAGCATCAAGGCCAGATGATTACGGTGATTCAACCGAGCGGAGGGGAGCGCTATTTGAGTACGGCATTGTTTGGAATGGATGATTATTAA
- a CDS encoding ubiquinol-cytochrome c reductase iron-sulfur subunit, with amino-acid sequence MERRYFISWMTLSALASVLPPTLSACNSETSPTPPSNNSPDIDTSMREDGFQALGTIPQLETQGTILDRRNAPKSVLIFRHPQTQTIVALNPMCPHQGCTVKLSADENRFECPCHGSEFGLDGAVLSPPAEKPLPYFEVKQEGDLILVKTQ; translated from the coding sequence ATGGAACGTCGTTACTTTATCAGTTGGATGACCCTAAGCGCACTCGCGAGCGTCCTCCCACCCACCCTCTCCGCTTGCAACTCTGAAACATCCCCAACTCCCCCCAGCAATAACAGCCCTGATATTGATACCTCCATGCGCGAAGACGGATTTCAAGCCCTCGGTACAATCCCCCAACTCGAAACCCAAGGAACCATCCTAGACCGACGAAACGCCCCCAAATCCGTCCTTATTTTCCGCCATCCCCAAACCCAAACCATAGTCGCCCTCAATCCCATGTGTCCCCATCAAGGTTGCACCGTCAAACTGTCCGCCGATGAAAACCGATTTGAATGTCCCTGTCACGGCTCCGAATTTGGTTTAGATGGTGCAGTTCTATCCCCTCCTGCCGAAAAACCCTTACCTTATTTTGAAGTCAAACAGGAAGGAGACTTAATTTTAGTCAAAACCCAGTAA
- a CDS encoding cytochrome c biogenesis protein: MNPIKFFITLTLGLTLCFFPAWKGSISSPETSYDALKTLAVQLDGRKKPLDTVARETVTQIHGSLDYQPLTGEKLDYLDTYLSLLFNNRDWNEEPFILFSYRPLKTQLGLNPEQKYFSFVELVSSPLGSLVLQAHEDQAKDLDLTRDQREALTLEDRLAVMLETVNSTQLPMIPHPSNPKGKWLGIAQASEYYAPKQVESLQSTYGELKQAVQIGVTSDFNAQVLGLKKQLVSLSPQVYPPEDKLTREVHFYGLHWFTKAWILYALGFLVMLVTLAWEKLQAYWVALGLFCSGLAVHGYGFWERMQIAGRPPVTNMYESVIWVSLGIAAIAVTFEFLHRAKYYLLAAAPLSVLCLILGDRLPAVLDPSIKPLVPVLRDNFWLSVHVPTITLGYASFALAFGFAHLLLGAYLFKPTAKDWINRLSRWNYSILQVGVLFLTTGIILGGIWAHFSWGRFWGWDPKETWALIALISYIVPLHGRLAGWLGNFGMAIASTISFNTILMAWYGVNFVLGTGLHSYGFSTGGSELIIGSLITLDLLFVLVVVLRQQTLKNQSQSPALS, translated from the coding sequence ATGAATCCGATCAAATTTTTCATCACCTTAACATTAGGACTGACTCTATGCTTCTTCCCTGCATGGAAAGGCAGCATTTCTAGTCCAGAAACCAGTTATGATGCCCTCAAAACCCTAGCTGTACAACTCGATGGACGCAAAAAGCCCCTGGATACAGTCGCCAGAGAAACAGTTACTCAAATTCATGGCAGTTTAGACTATCAACCCTTAACCGGAGAAAAGCTAGATTATCTCGATACCTATCTTTCCCTATTATTCAATAACCGAGACTGGAACGAAGAACCCTTTATCCTCTTCAGCTATCGTCCCTTAAAAACTCAACTGGGACTCAACCCAGAACAGAAATATTTCTCCTTTGTAGAACTGGTTTCTTCTCCCCTAGGTTCATTGGTTTTGCAAGCCCATGAAGATCAAGCCAAAGATCTCGATTTAACGCGAGACCAACGGGAAGCACTAACTTTAGAAGACCGTTTAGCCGTAATGTTAGAAACGGTGAACAGTACCCAGTTACCCATGATTCCCCATCCCAGCAATCCGAAGGGGAAATGGCTGGGAATCGCTCAGGCTTCTGAATACTATGCACCGAAACAAGTTGAGAGCTTACAATCAACCTATGGCGAACTGAAACAAGCGGTGCAAATTGGGGTAACTTCAGACTTCAATGCACAAGTTTTAGGGCTGAAAAAACAACTGGTATCCTTAAGTCCTCAAGTTTATCCTCCTGAAGATAAACTAACACGAGAAGTCCATTTTTATGGACTGCATTGGTTTACTAAAGCCTGGATTTTGTATGCTTTAGGATTCCTGGTAATGTTGGTTACCCTGGCCTGGGAAAAGTTACAAGCCTATTGGGTGGCATTAGGGTTATTTTGTAGTGGGTTAGCGGTGCATGGATATGGGTTTTGGGAGCGGATGCAAATTGCAGGACGACCCCCAGTAACCAATATGTATGAATCGGTGATTTGGGTGAGTTTAGGAATTGCAGCGATCGCCGTAACCTTTGAATTCTTGCATCGTGCTAAATATTACCTCTTGGCTGCTGCCCCCTTATCTGTCTTGTGTCTGATATTAGGCGATCGCCTCCCGGCCGTCCTCGATCCCAGCATTAAACCCCTCGTTCCCGTTCTCCGCGATAACTTTTGGCTCAGTGTCCATGTGCCCACCATCACCCTCGGTTACGCCAGTTTTGCCCTCGCCTTCGGCTTCGCTCATCTGCTCCTAGGAGCCTACCTATTCAAGCCCACCGCCAAAGACTGGATTAACCGCCTCTCGCGCTGGAACTATTCCATCCTCCAAGTCGGCGTACTTTTCCTGACCACCGGGATAATCCTCGGTGGCATTTGGGCCCACTTCTCCTGGGGACGATTTTGGGGATGGGACCCCAAAGAAACCTGGGCATTAATCGCCCTCATATCCTACATTGTGCCCCTACACGGTCGATTAGCCGGTTGGCTCGGCAACTTTGGCATGGCGATCGCCAGTACGATCAGCTTTAATACCATCCTCATGGCCTGGTATGGCGTGAACTTCGTCCTCGGAACCGGACTACACAGCTACGGCTTCAGTACCGGAGGCTCAGAACTAATTATCGGTAGCCTCATCACCCTAGATCTCCTGTTTGTATTAGTAGTAGTCCTGCGCCAACAAACCCTCAAAAACCAATCCCAATCTCCAGCCCTATCCTAA
- a CDS encoding cytochrome c biogenesis protein ResB has product MIILETVKMNIPLIGFFGSIQFAVPLLGSIAAILIGATIYEAQVGSSVVQHLIYKSPWFGMLMFLLAVNLSISALTRYPWRGSRKVGFALTHIGLVLIIMGSAGVIHLSLEGMLPLREDQGANNQIRIEGDLLEVMTPEGETEQRDIFIRPNGSISPSSVLGLSLLGYAENTVKRVEFKEGGNRNNVALKFHLTSERMGQDLEQWLAFAPLSYRRVSLGPAELVLSAVESEEVAQGKLGELAEGSEGNYFQAIATSSGKLYYATHSSQGFQSGILEVNQPVKLGWADFELTLEEQLSPAQIDRQIVPVGDRTLPGTPAILVETETGTQQWLPWGEPTPISAPEGEILAAFTPKLFSLPFQVALQDFIVERNEGSDSVAMWTSKIQIQDYHQHISSDRTVWMNHPTWYQGWKIAQASWNPRDLRQSTLQVKREPLWITLLTWTGSALVVVGIATMFYGRTIQKTLRNFDQKLT; this is encoded by the coding sequence ATGATCATCCTTGAAACCGTTAAGATGAATATACCTTTAATCGGGTTTTTCGGCTCAATCCAATTTGCTGTTCCCCTTCTAGGGAGTATTGCTGCTATTTTAATCGGAGCCACAATTTATGAAGCTCAAGTTGGCTCAAGTGTGGTGCAACATCTGATTTATAAGAGTCCCTGGTTTGGAATGTTGATGTTCCTGCTGGCGGTCAATTTATCGATTTCGGCACTCACCCGCTATCCTTGGCGAGGCTCTCGTAAAGTGGGGTTTGCTTTAACTCATATTGGATTGGTTTTGATTATTATGGGGTCGGCGGGAGTGATTCATTTGAGTTTGGAGGGTATGTTACCGTTACGGGAGGATCAAGGGGCGAATAATCAGATTCGGATTGAGGGCGATTTATTGGAAGTGATGACTCCTGAAGGTGAAACTGAACAAAGGGATATTTTTATCCGTCCCAATGGTTCGATTTCGCCTTCTTCGGTGTTGGGACTTTCTCTGTTAGGTTATGCAGAAAATACGGTAAAAAGGGTGGAGTTTAAAGAGGGAGGGAATAGGAACAATGTAGCTCTGAAGTTTCACTTAACGAGTGAGCGGATGGGACAAGATTTAGAACAATGGTTAGCGTTTGCACCGTTATCTTATCGTAGGGTAAGTTTGGGGCCGGCTGAATTGGTGTTGAGTGCGGTAGAGAGTGAGGAGGTAGCGCAGGGGAAACTCGGAGAACTGGCTGAGGGTTCAGAGGGGAATTATTTTCAGGCGATCGCCACTTCATCTGGTAAACTTTATTATGCGACCCATTCCTCTCAAGGCTTCCAATCCGGTATCCTAGAGGTAAATCAACCGGTTAAACTGGGTTGGGCAGACTTTGAACTTACCCTAGAAGAGCAACTCAGCCCTGCTCAGATAGACCGTCAAATTGTACCAGTTGGCGATCGCACTCTGCCAGGCACTCCCGCTATCCTCGTCGAAACAGAAACGGGAACTCAACAATGGCTCCCTTGGGGAGAACCTACCCCTATCTCCGCACCAGAGGGGGAAATTCTGGCAGCTTTTACCCCTAAACTCTTTTCCCTTCCCTTTCAAGTTGCCTTGCAAGACTTTATCGTAGAGCGTAATGAAGGCTCCGATAGTGTCGCCATGTGGACAAGCAAAATCCAAATTCAAGACTATCATCAGCATATTAGCAGCGATCGCACCGTTTGGATGAACCACCCCACCTGGTATCAGGGATGGAAAATCGCCCAAGCGTCCTGGAATCCCAGAGATTTGCGCCAATCCACCCTACAAGTCAAACGCGAACCCCTCTGGATAACCCTACTCACCTGGACAGGTTCCGCCCTCGTTGTTGTCGGCATTGCTACCATGTTTTACGGTAGAACCATTCAGAAAACACTCAGAAACTTCGACCAAAAACTTACATAA
- a CDS encoding pentapeptide repeat-containing protein, which yields MTLFTAAEVLSQLQNGESFVGAELSRINLEDCILDDGNFTQAYLRGANLSRAFCQGTNFSQANLMLANLTETNLVCANLSHAELNRACLQRVNGRSLQASYTKLYGATLDELNGIDANFSKSDMREIKAQKANFSRANLTQANLTASQLIECNFTETILKSAILTQADISGSLLIETNLQNSNLYRSIFLNSTWNHASFSSANLSEIDFRSSQMKDTEILGAKCINASFTDSVLEHCSFLSADLESAVFDRVKLVNISFQDANLEQTIWKNVELINCEVIGATFTDAQGLTDLQKSWLRKNGALNVPH from the coding sequence ATGACCTTATTCACAGCCGCAGAGGTTTTAAGCCAACTCCAGAACGGAGAATCTTTTGTAGGGGCTGAATTAAGCCGGATTAATTTAGAAGATTGTATTCTCGATGATGGCAATTTTACTCAAGCTTATCTGCGCGGCGCAAACCTATCTAGGGCCTTTTGTCAAGGAACAAATTTTTCCCAAGCCAACTTAATGTTAGCCAATTTAACCGAAACTAATTTGGTTTGTGCCAACTTATCCCATGCTGAACTCAATAGAGCTTGTTTACAGAGAGTCAATGGTCGATCGCTGCAAGCAAGTTACACTAAACTCTACGGAGCAACCTTAGATGAATTAAATGGTATTGATGCTAATTTTTCTAAATCAGACATGAGAGAAATAAAGGCGCAAAAAGCTAATTTTAGTCGCGCCAATTTAACTCAAGCCAATCTCACCGCCTCTCAGTTAATCGAGTGTAATTTTACAGAAACAATCTTGAAATCTGCCATCTTAACACAAGCAGACATAAGCGGAAGTTTATTGATCGAAACCAATTTACAAAATTCTAACTTGTATCGATCTATATTCTTAAACAGCACATGGAACCATGCTAGTTTTTCATCAGCAAACTTATCAGAAATTGATTTTCGTTCGAGTCAGATGAAAGATACAGAAATTTTAGGAGCAAAATGTATTAACGCATCTTTTACTGATAGTGTTCTGGAACATTGTTCTTTTTTGTCTGCTGATTTAGAGTCTGCGGTATTTGATCGAGTCAAGTTAGTAAACATCAGTTTCCAAGATGCAAATTTAGAACAGACGATCTGGAAAAATGTTGAATTGATCAACTGTGAAGTCATCGGAGCAACATTTACAGATGCTCAAGGGTTGACCGATCTTCAAAAAAGTTGGTTAAGAAAAAACGGAGCATTAAATGTTCCTCATTAA
- a CDS encoding c-type heme family protein, with the protein MPILQTWIRSLKLKTISLFILATAICLTAVSCAGGNTSSSTQTSGIDPALVVDYIHAVAESDRTAYTKHVVNRLKTLEGQEKPNGVVPAEATEAWQDANGIPLPAQMFRLGAELASEQGTFTYGLISPWNINDAQAPRGEFEEVGMQTVIDTGEPYKDYREIAGQEYYSAIYPDKAIAEACVTCHNSHPIHKERYPDKIFELGDVMGGVVINLPLEGT; encoded by the coding sequence ATGCCTATTCTTCAAACTTGGATACGTTCACTGAAACTGAAAACCATCAGCTTATTCATTTTAGCGACAGCCATTTGTCTCACTGCTGTTTCTTGTGCTGGTGGAAACACCAGTAGCTCGACTCAAACCAGTGGCATCGATCCGGCTCTTGTGGTTGATTATATCCATGCCGTCGCTGAATCCGATCGTACTGCCTATACTAAGCATGTGGTGAATCGATTGAAAACCTTAGAAGGGCAAGAAAAACCCAACGGAGTCGTTCCCGCAGAAGCAACGGAAGCTTGGCAAGATGCCAATGGTATTCCTCTGCCCGCGCAAATGTTCCGTTTAGGTGCAGAACTGGCTTCTGAACAAGGTACATTCACGTATGGTTTAATTTCACCTTGGAATATTAATGATGCACAAGCTCCTAGAGGAGAGTTTGAAGAGGTGGGGATGCAAACTGTTATTGATACGGGCGAACCCTATAAAGATTATCGAGAAATTGCTGGTCAAGAATATTACTCTGCTATTTATCCCGATAAGGCGATCGCCGAAGCTTGTGTCACCTGTCATAATAGCCATCCCATCCATAAAGAACGCTATCCCGATAAAATCTTTGAATTGGGAGATGTGATGGGTGGTGTTGTTATTAACTTACCCCTAGAAGGAACTTAA